One Entomomonas asaccharolytica DNA segment encodes these proteins:
- the paaK gene encoding phenylacetate--CoA ligase PaaK, with product MQKVPLDPIETASIDELRGLQIKRLKQSVKYAYDNVPFYRQKFGELGVHPDELNSLEDLSKFPFTVKTDLRDNYPYSMFAVPMDKIVRLHASSGTTGKPTVVGYTQNDIDAWANVVARSIRAAGGKPGDKVQVSYGYGLFTGGLGVHYGAERLGCAVIPMSGGQTEKQVQLILDLKPDIIMVTPSYMLNIADELEKQGISADEINLRVGIFGAEPWTGDLRRAIEKRLGINALDIYGLSEMMGPGVAMECIETKDGPTIWEDYYYPEIIDPVTLEVLPDGEIGELVLTGLQKEALPIIRYRTRDITRLLPGTARPMRRLERITARSDDMMIIRGINVYPTQIEELVLKIPQLSETHEIHLTRKGNLDSLSLHVEFKPDYQGLSDEVKNRALRELAKHIKNYIGINAEIVVRPCYSIKRSEGKAAKVFDQRKAS from the coding sequence ATGCAAAAAGTACCATTAGACCCTATTGAAACAGCTAGTATTGACGAATTACGGGGTTTACAAATTAAGCGTTTAAAGCAGAGCGTTAAATACGCTTATGATAATGTTCCGTTTTATCGTCAAAAATTTGGAGAGCTGGGTGTTCATCCTGATGAATTAAATTCTTTAGAGGATTTAAGTAAATTTCCTTTTACAGTGAAAACTGATTTACGTGATAACTATCCCTATAGCATGTTTGCAGTGCCAATGGACAAAATTGTTCGTTTACATGCTTCTAGTGGCACTACAGGTAAGCCAACGGTAGTAGGTTATACGCAAAATGATATTGATGCTTGGGCTAATGTAGTAGCCCGCTCTATTCGTGCGGCAGGGGGCAAACCAGGCGATAAAGTACAAGTTTCCTACGGCTATGGCTTGTTTACAGGTGGTTTAGGCGTTCACTACGGTGCAGAGCGTTTAGGCTGTGCGGTTATTCCCATGTCTGGTGGTCAAACGGAGAAACAGGTGCAACTTATTCTCGATTTAAAACCAGATATTATTATGGTGACGCCTTCCTATATGCTCAATATTGCAGATGAGTTAGAGAAGCAAGGTATATCGGCAGATGAGATTAATTTACGGGTTGGAATTTTTGGTGCTGAACCTTGGACAGGTGATTTACGTCGCGCCATTGAAAAGCGTCTTGGTATTAATGCCTTAGATATTTATGGTTTGTCAGAGATGATGGGGCCAGGCGTGGCTATGGAATGTATTGAGACAAAAGATGGACCAACGATTTGGGAGGATTATTATTATCCTGAAATTATTGATCCTGTCACTTTAGAAGTATTACCCGATGGTGAAATAGGGGAGTTAGTTTTAACAGGTTTGCAAAAAGAAGCATTGCCTATTATTCGTTATCGTACCCGTGATATAACGCGGTTGTTACCAGGTACAGCTCGACCCATGCGTCGATTAGAACGAATCACAGCACGAAGTGATGACATGATGATTATCCGTGGTATTAATGTTTATCCAACGCAAATTGAGGAATTGGTATTAAAAATTCCGCAACTTTCTGAAACCCATGAAATCCATTTAACCCGTAAAGGTAATTTAGATAGCTTAAGCCTGCATGTGGAGTTTAAACCTGATTATCAAGGTTTATCTGATGAGGTTAAAAACAGAGCACTTAGAGAGCTTGCTAAACACATTAAAAATTATATAGGTATTAATGCAGAGATTGTGGTAAGGCCTTGTTATAGCATAAAACGTTCAGAAGGGAAGGCTGCTAAGGTATTTGACCAGCGAAAAGCATCTTAA
- a CDS encoding phenylacetic acid degradation protein PaaY, with translation MTCYRYQNLIPVIHPTAYVHPTAVLIGDVIIEAGCYIGPLACLRGDFGRLIVQEGSNFQDTCVMHGFPGSETIVGKNGHIGHGAILHGCILEEDCLVGMNAVVMDGAHIAAHCIIAATSFVKAGFSCQEKSMIMGTPAKVKRKLTDQEITWKQRGTKEYQELAKRCLTNIEICEPLSAIEENRPLTAEDPLLKPKFLS, from the coding sequence ATGACTTGTTATCGTTATCAAAACCTTATTCCTGTAATACATCCAACAGCTTATGTTCATCCAACAGCTGTATTGATTGGTGATGTTATTATTGAAGCAGGGTGCTATATAGGCCCTCTTGCTTGTTTGCGGGGTGATTTTGGTCGTCTTATTGTACAGGAAGGTAGTAACTTTCAAGATACTTGCGTGATGCATGGTTTTCCAGGTTCAGAAACTATTGTTGGCAAAAATGGCCATATTGGTCACGGTGCCATACTACATGGTTGTATTCTTGAAGAAGATTGCTTAGTAGGTATGAATGCCGTTGTTATGGATGGTGCACACATTGCCGCACATTGCATTATTGCGGCTACCTCTTTTGTTAAAGCGGGTTTTAGTTGTCAAGAAAAGTCAATGATCATGGGCACTCCCGCTAAGGTCAAGCGAAAACTAACTGATCAAGAAATAACATGGAAGCAACGGGGTACTAAGGAATATCAAGAATTAGCTAAACGTTGCTTAACAAATATAGAAATTTGTGAACCCTTATCTGCAATAGAAGAAAACAGACCTTTAACGGCTGAAGACCCATTATTAAAGCCTAAATTTCTTTCGTAA
- a CDS encoding aldo/keto reductase has protein sequence MAMKTLHELHRPLGSTGIKVSPIGLGTVKIGRDQGVKYPTQFTIPNDDEVKKLLRTARELGINTLDTAPAYGNSEQRLGELLTDREQWIIVSKAGEEFINGSSSFDFSVAHIISSIERSLKRLQTDYIDVLLIHSDGNDLSIVNNLELWDTLKELKQRGLIRSFGLSGKTVEGGIKALQHSDCAMVTFNLKEQSEKAVLDYAAENNKGIFIKKALASGHVCANTDKSPVEASFDLVFSQPAVSSAIVGTINLHHLKQNVDVAIACLIK, from the coding sequence ATTGCCATGAAAACGTTACACGAGCTACACAGACCTTTAGGTAGTACAGGTATTAAAGTTTCACCAATAGGTTTAGGAACAGTTAAGATTGGTCGTGATCAAGGGGTTAAATATCCAACGCAATTCACTATCCCTAATGATGATGAAGTTAAAAAATTATTAAGAACAGCCCGTGAGTTAGGTATCAATACCTTAGATACAGCTCCAGCCTATGGTAATAGTGAGCAGCGTTTAGGTGAATTATTAACTGATCGTGAGCAATGGATCATCGTGAGCAAAGCGGGTGAAGAATTTATAAATGGCAGCTCTTCTTTTGATTTTAGTGTGGCTCATATTATTTCCTCTATTGAACGCAGTCTTAAACGTTTGCAAACAGATTATATTGATGTATTGTTAATTCATTCCGATGGTAATGATTTATCAATTGTAAATAATCTAGAGTTGTGGGACACTCTAAAAGAGCTAAAACAACGAGGCCTTATTCGTAGTTTTGGTTTGTCAGGGAAGACCGTTGAAGGTGGGATTAAAGCATTGCAGCACAGTGATTGTGCAATGGTAACTTTTAATTTAAAGGAACAGTCTGAGAAAGCAGTTTTGGACTATGCAGCAGAAAATAATAAAGGTATATTTATCAAGAAAGCGTTAGCTAGTGGTCATGTATGTGCTAATACTGATAAATCTCCTGTCGAAGCTAGTTTTGATTTAGTTTTTTCGCAACCAGCAGTTTCATCAGCGATTGTTGGTACAATTAACCTTCATCATTTAAAACAAAATGTAGATGTAGCAATTGCTTGTTTAATTAAGTAG
- a CDS encoding PDR/VanB family oxidoreductase — protein sequence MTKQKAFVSDLQKEAEGILGIKLRPIKGTYLAPFTPGAHIDLYLPNQLVRSYALVNSPDERDHYRLAVLYDRYSRGGSAYIHQLMHIDEQIDISLPRNNFPLNEQAEHTVLIAGGIGIPPIFCMLNRLLKLGRSVELVYCTRSRAETAFLDELEKLNVKITWHFDDEMQSYPDFEKYLVGHSKDTHFYCCGPVSMQRAFDQVCKKFGYMHLHNELFTAGDLVVGDSKKIPHSYQVYLAKSNKTFEVMVGKSLLDTFLENGIELDYVCRGGVCGSCKTTVLEGIPDHHDGVLSDEEKQANNVMMICVSGCKSGKLVLDL from the coding sequence ATGACAAAGCAAAAAGCATTTGTATCTGATTTACAAAAAGAAGCAGAAGGTATCTTAGGAATAAAACTAAGACCCATCAAGGGTACCTATTTAGCACCATTTACACCTGGAGCACATATCGATCTGTACTTGCCTAATCAATTAGTACGAAGTTATGCACTGGTTAATTCACCAGATGAACGAGATCACTATAGGCTTGCTGTATTATATGATCGGTATAGTCGTGGTGGTTCTGCTTATATACATCAGTTGATGCATATTGATGAGCAAATAGATATTTCTTTGCCTAGAAATAATTTCCCTTTAAATGAGCAAGCAGAGCATACCGTGTTAATTGCAGGGGGTATTGGTATTCCTCCTATTTTTTGTATGTTAAATAGACTTTTGAAATTAGGTCGTTCAGTTGAATTAGTTTATTGTACAAGATCACGCGCCGAAACAGCTTTTCTTGATGAGTTGGAAAAGTTAAATGTCAAAATCACTTGGCATTTTGATGATGAAATGCAAAGTTATCCTGATTTTGAGAAGTATTTAGTTGGGCATTCAAAAGATACCCATTTTTACTGTTGTGGGCCTGTTTCAATGCAAAGAGCATTTGATCAAGTTTGTAAAAAATTTGGTTATATGCATCTGCATAATGAATTATTTACTGCAGGTGATTTAGTGGTAGGAGACAGCAAGAAGATACCCCATAGTTATCAAGTTTATTTAGCAAAATCCAATAAAACATTTGAAGTAATGGTAGGTAAATCCTTATTAGATACATTTTTAGAGAATGGTATAGAGTTAGATTATGTGTGTCGAGGAGGTGTCTGTGGTAGCTGTAAAACCACAGTGTTGGAAGGCATTCCTGATCATCACGATGGGGTCTTGAGTGATGAAGAAAAACAGGCAAATAATGTCATGATGATCTGTGTGTCTGGTTGTAAAAGCGGTAAGTTAGTGCTTGATTTGTAA
- the paaX gene encoding phenylacetic acid degradation operon negative regulatory protein PaaX — protein sequence MKSLTTLDQLIENYQQQTTVRASSLIITLFGDVIEPHGGSIWLGSLIQALQPLGISERLVRTSIFRLTQDNWLTNVKIGRKSYYTLTNYGRSCFEKAFKRVYSSNPPSWDGTWCIIISSQLPVERRKIVREKLEWLGFALLAPNTMGSPQYDRTDIFATLQELEVLDDCIIFFTTQQEILASKALTQQVTDSWDIDLLKQGYQTFVQSFRPLLQELTLAKTIKPIDAFLIRLLLIHEYRKLQLRDPQLPDELLPTDWEGRAARQLCRNIYRLISSSTEKWIHQNLENADGLLAEANRSFYQRFGGIDISKE from the coding sequence ATGAAATCACTTACGACACTTGACCAACTTATTGAAAATTACCAACAACAAACTACAGTAAGAGCTAGTTCACTTATTATTACGTTGTTTGGAGATGTGATTGAACCCCATGGTGGTAGTATATGGTTAGGTAGTTTAATTCAGGCATTACAGCCTTTAGGTATCAGTGAGCGTTTAGTAAGGACTTCAATTTTTCGGCTTACCCAAGATAATTGGCTAACAAATGTTAAGATAGGCAGAAAAAGCTATTATACGTTGACAAATTATGGGCGTAGTTGTTTTGAAAAAGCCTTTAAACGTGTCTACTCAAGCAATCCACCTTCATGGGATGGCACATGGTGTATAATAATATCCTCGCAACTACCTGTAGAACGACGAAAAATAGTTCGTGAAAAACTAGAATGGTTAGGTTTCGCATTATTAGCACCTAATACCATGGGTAGCCCACAATATGATCGCACTGATATTTTTGCTACCTTACAAGAGTTAGAAGTTCTTGACGATTGCATTATTTTCTTTACGACACAGCAAGAAATATTAGCCTCTAAAGCATTAACACAACAAGTTACTGATAGTTGGGATATTGATTTGCTAAAACAAGGATATCAAACTTTTGTACAATCATTTCGCCCTCTCTTGCAAGAATTAACACTAGCAAAAACCATAAAACCTATTGATGCTTTTTTAATAAGATTACTGCTTATTCATGAGTATCGAAAATTACAGCTACGTGATCCACAACTACCTGATGAACTACTACCAACTGATTGGGAAGGGAGAGCCGCTAGACAATTATGTCGAAATATCTATCGCCTAATATCCTCTTCAACAGAGAAATGGATTCATCAAAATCTAGAAAATGCAGATGGATTACTTGCAGAAGCAAATAGGAGTTTCTATCAGCGTTTTGGAGGTATCGATATATCTAAAGAATAA
- the paaG gene encoding 2-(1,2-epoxy-1,2-dihydrophenyl)acetyl-CoA isomerase PaaG, with the protein MSFEHIIFSLENGIAKLTLNRPKQLNSFNEAMHKEVKQVLDSLQCNDKVRVLVLTGAGRGFCAGQDLSDRNAKASSEAPDLGYSIEQFYNPLVLQLQDLPIPTICAVNGVAAGAGANIPLACDIVIAARSASFIQAFAKIGLVPDSGGTWILPRLVGLARAKALTLLGNKLTAEQAADWGLIWQCVDDDKLLEETDKLANHFATQPTYGLALTKQALNVSFDNTLEQQLNIERDLQRLAGRSEDYKEGVAAFIEKRTPSFKGK; encoded by the coding sequence ATGTCTTTTGAACATATTATTTTTAGTCTTGAAAATGGCATTGCAAAGCTAACATTAAATCGTCCAAAGCAATTGAATAGTTTTAATGAAGCTATGCATAAGGAAGTTAAACAGGTTCTAGATAGTTTGCAATGTAATGATAAAGTAAGAGTATTGGTATTGACGGGCGCTGGACGGGGCTTTTGTGCTGGTCAGGATTTAAGTGATCGTAACGCTAAAGCAAGTTCAGAGGCGCCAGATTTAGGTTATTCAATAGAGCAATTTTACAATCCGTTAGTTTTACAGTTACAAGATTTACCCATACCAACTATTTGTGCTGTTAATGGTGTGGCAGCAGGAGCTGGCGCTAATATTCCATTAGCTTGTGATATTGTGATTGCTGCAAGGTCAGCAAGTTTTATTCAAGCTTTTGCAAAAATAGGATTAGTTCCTGATTCTGGTGGTACATGGATATTGCCTCGCTTAGTTGGTTTGGCAAGAGCAAAAGCATTAACTTTATTAGGTAATAAGCTAACAGCCGAGCAGGCTGCAGATTGGGGATTGATTTGGCAATGCGTTGATGATGATAAATTGCTTGAAGAAACAGATAAATTAGCCAATCATTTTGCTACTCAGCCTACCTATGGCCTAGCTTTAACAAAACAAGCGTTAAATGTAAGTTTCGATAATACATTAGAACAACAACTTAATATTGAGCGTGATTTACAACGTTTAGCAGGACGTAGCGAAGATTATAAAGAAGGCGTTGCAGCGTTTATAGAAAAACGTACGCCGTCATTTAAAGGCAAGTAA